The following coding sequences lie in one Pseudomonas monsensis genomic window:
- the gatA gene encoding Asp-tRNA(Asn)/Glu-tRNA(Gln) amidotransferase subunit GatA encodes MHQMTLAEIARGLADKKFSSEELTKVLLARITQLDPQLNSFISLTEELALEQAKAADARRANGESGALLGAPIAHKDLFCTQGIRTSCGSKMLDNFKAPYDATVVAKLAAAGAVTLGKTNMDEFAMGSANESSWYGAVKNPWNLEHVPGGSSGGSAAAVAARLLPAATATDTGGSIRQPAAFTNLTGLKPTYGRVSRWGMIAYASSLDQGGPLARTAEDCAILLQGMAGFDQNDSTSIDEPVPDYSASLGDSLQGLRIGVPKEYFSAGLDPRIAELIQNSIKELQKLGAVIKEISLPNMQHAIPAYYVIAPAEASSNLSRFDGVRFGHRCENPENLIDLYKRSRGEGFGPEVQRRIMVGAYALSAGYYDAYYLKAQKIRRLVKNDFMAAFNEVDIILGPTTPNPAWKLGAKNSDPVAAYLEDVYTITANLAGLPGLSMPAGFVDGLPVGVQLLAPYFQEGRLLNVAHQYQLHTDWHTRTPQGF; translated from the coding sequence ATGCATCAAATGACTCTGGCCGAGATCGCCCGCGGTCTCGCCGATAAAAAGTTTTCCTCCGAAGAGCTGACCAAAGTCCTGCTGGCGCGTATCACCCAGCTCGATCCGCAGCTCAACAGTTTCATCAGCCTCACCGAAGAGCTGGCGCTCGAGCAGGCGAAAGCCGCCGACGCACGCCGGGCCAACGGTGAGAGCGGCGCCCTGCTCGGCGCGCCGATCGCTCACAAAGACCTGTTCTGCACCCAGGGCATTCGCACCAGCTGCGGCTCGAAGATGCTCGATAACTTCAAGGCCCCGTATGACGCCACCGTGGTCGCGAAACTGGCCGCTGCCGGTGCCGTGACTCTGGGCAAGACCAACATGGACGAATTCGCCATGGGTTCGGCCAACGAGTCGAGCTGGTACGGCGCGGTGAAAAACCCGTGGAACCTGGAACACGTACCGGGCGGCTCGTCCGGTGGTTCGGCGGCGGCGGTTGCCGCTCGTCTGTTGCCTGCGGCCACGGCCACCGACACCGGCGGCTCGATCCGTCAGCCGGCGGCGTTCACCAACCTCACCGGCCTGAAGCCGACCTACGGTCGCGTGTCGCGCTGGGGCATGATCGCTTATGCCTCCAGCCTCGATCAGGGCGGCCCGTTGGCACGCACCGCCGAAGACTGCGCGATTTTGTTGCAAGGTATGGCCGGGTTCGACCAGAACGACTCCACCAGCATTGATGAGCCGGTTCCGGATTACTCCGCCAGCCTCGGCGATTCGCTGCAAGGCCTGCGCATCGGCGTGCCGAAGGAATACTTCAGCGCCGGTCTCGACCCGCGCATTGCCGAGCTGATCCAGAACAGCATCAAAGAGCTGCAGAAGCTCGGTGCGGTGATCAAGGAAATCAGCCTGCCGAACATGCAGCACGCGATTCCTGCGTACTACGTGATTGCGCCGGCAGAAGCCTCCTCGAACCTGTCGCGTTTCGACGGCGTGCGTTTCGGCCATCGCTGCGAGAACCCGGAAAACCTGATCGACCTGTACAAGCGCTCCCGTGGCGAAGGCTTCGGCCCTGAAGTGCAGCGCCGGATCATGGTCGGTGCCTACGCGCTGTCCGCCGGTTACTACGATGCCTACTACCTGAAAGCGCAGAAGATTCGTCGTCTGGTGAAGAACGACTTCATGGCGGCCTTTAATGAAGTCGACATCATCCTCGGCCCGACCACGCCGAACCCGGCCTGGAAGCTCGGCGCCAAGAACAGCGACCCGGTCGCTGCCTATCTGGAAGACGTCTACACCATCACCGCCAACCTCGCGGGCCTGCCGGGCCTGTCGATGCCGGCCGGTTTTGTCGACGGTCTGCCGGTTGGCGTGCAGTTGCTCGCGCCGTACTTCCAGGAAGGTCGCCTGTTGAACGTTGCCCACCAGTATCAGTTACACACTGACTGGCACACCCGCACCCCGCAGGGGTTTTGA
- the gatC gene encoding Asp-tRNA(Asn)/Glu-tRNA(Gln) amidotransferase subunit GatC: MALERSDVEKIAHLACLGLNDADLPHITSALNSILGLVDEMQAVNTDGIEPLAHPLEASQRLRADVVTETNHREAYQSIAPAVENGLYLVPKVID; the protein is encoded by the coding sequence ATGGCGCTAGAACGCTCCGACGTGGAAAAAATCGCTCATCTGGCCTGCCTTGGCCTCAATGATGCCGATCTTCCGCACATTACTTCCGCCCTCAACAGCATTCTCGGGCTGGTCGACGAAATGCAGGCCGTCAATACCGACGGTATCGAGCCTTTGGCCCACCCGCTGGAAGCCAGTCAGCGCCTGCGCGCCGACGTTGTGACCGAGACCAATCACCGCGAGGCCTACCAGTCCATCGCACCAGCGGTCGAAAACGGCCTGTATCTGGTTCCGAAAGTCATCGACTAA
- the mreB gene encoding rod shape-determining protein MreB codes for MFKKLRGMFSSDLSIDLGTANTLIYVRERGIVLNEPSVVAIRTHGNQKSVVAVGTEAKRMLGRTPGNIAAIRPMKDGVIADFSVCEKMLQYFINKVHENSFLQPSPRVLICVPCKSTQVERRAIRESALGAGAREVFLIEEPMAAAIGAGLPVEEARGSMVVDIGGGTTEIALISLNGVVYAESVRVGGDRFDEAIITYVRRNYGSLIGESTAERIKQEIGTAYPGGEVREVDVRGRNLAEGVPRAFTLNSNEVLEALQESLATIVQAVKSALEQSPPELASDIAERGLVLTGGGALLRDLDKLLAQETGLPVIVAEDPLTCVARGGGRALEMMDKHTMDLLSSE; via the coding sequence ATGTTCAAGAAACTGCGTGGCATGTTTTCCAGCGATCTTTCCATTGACCTGGGCACTGCCAACACCCTTATTTACGTGCGCGAGCGCGGTATCGTCCTGAATGAGCCATCGGTTGTGGCCATTCGGACACACGGTAACCAGAAAAGTGTCGTTGCTGTCGGCACCGAAGCCAAGCGCATGCTCGGCCGTACGCCGGGCAACATTGCTGCCATTCGTCCGATGAAAGACGGCGTAATCGCCGACTTCAGCGTCTGCGAAAAGATGCTGCAATACTTTATCAACAAGGTTCACGAAAACAGTTTTCTGCAGCCTAGCCCTCGTGTGCTGATCTGCGTTCCATGCAAATCCACCCAGGTGGAGCGTCGTGCCATCCGTGAATCGGCCCTTGGTGCCGGTGCCCGTGAAGTATTCCTGATCGAAGAGCCAATGGCTGCTGCGATCGGTGCCGGTCTGCCGGTTGAAGAAGCACGCGGTTCGATGGTTGTCGATATCGGTGGTGGTACCACTGAAATCGCGCTGATCTCCCTGAACGGTGTGGTCTATGCCGAATCCGTCCGCGTGGGCGGCGACCGCTTCGACGAAGCGATCATCACCTACGTGCGCCGCAACTACGGCAGCCTGATCGGTGAATCGACGGCCGAGCGCATCAAGCAGGAAATCGGTACGGCCTACCCGGGCGGCGAAGTTCGCGAAGTCGACGTTCGCGGTCGCAACCTGGCCGAAGGCGTTCCACGCGCATTCACCCTGAACTCCAACGAAGTGCTGGAAGCTCTGCAAGAGTCCCTGGCCACTATCGTTCAGGCTGTGAAAAGCGCCCTGGAGCAATCGCCGCCGGAGCTGGCTTCCGACATCGCCGAGCGTGGCCTGGTGCTGACCGGTGGTGGCGCGCTGCTGCGTGACCTCGACAAGTTGCTGGCCCAGGAAACCGGTCTGCCGGTGATCGTTGCCGAAGACCCGCTGACCTGCGTTGCTCGCGGCGGTGGCCGTGCATTGGAAATGATGGATAAACACACCATGGACCTGCTCTCGAGCGAATAA
- the mreC gene encoding rod shape-determining protein MreC has product MKPLFAKGPSLGVRLLVLAVLSVALMVVDARFDLLKPARKQASLVLMDAYWITDLPGRLWEGVASQFGSRTELVAENEKLKTENLLLQGRMQKLAALTEQNVRLRELLNSSALVNEKVEVAELIGMDPNPFTHRIIINKGERDGVVLGQPVLDARGLMGQVVELMPYTSRVLLLTDSTHSIPVQVNRNGLRAIASGTGNPERLELRHVADTADIKEGDLLVSSGLGQRFPAGYPVATVKEVIHDSGQPFAIVRAVPTAALNRSRYMLLVFSDNRTAEERANDAAQAQENLDAQGGGPVIPTTVPKAVTPPAAATTPATSPAAPAAPAASAAPAKPAASKPPVPAKPPAATPAAGKPPANQPAARPAAKPPVTAPATTGRQE; this is encoded by the coding sequence ATTAAACCGCTTTTCGCCAAGGGCCCTTCGTTGGGTGTGCGCCTGTTGGTGCTGGCCGTGCTGTCGGTCGCGCTGATGGTGGTCGATGCCCGTTTCGATCTGCTCAAGCCTGCGCGCAAACAAGCGTCGCTGGTGCTGATGGATGCCTACTGGATCACTGACCTGCCCGGTCGCCTGTGGGAAGGTGTCGCCAGCCAGTTCGGCAGCCGCACTGAGCTTGTTGCCGAAAACGAAAAACTCAAGACCGAGAACCTGCTGTTGCAGGGCCGCATGCAAAAGCTTGCCGCCCTCACCGAGCAGAACGTGCGGCTGCGCGAGTTGCTCAATTCCTCCGCACTGGTCAACGAAAAGGTCGAAGTGGCCGAGTTGATCGGCATGGACCCCAACCCCTTCACTCATCGCATCATCATCAATAAAGGTGAGCGCGACGGCGTGGTGCTCGGTCAGCCGGTGCTCGATGCCCGCGGCTTGATGGGGCAGGTGGTCGAGTTGATGCCTTACACCTCCCGTGTCCTGCTGCTCACTGACAGTACCCACAGCATTCCCGTGCAGGTGAACCGCAACGGTCTGCGGGCGATTGCCAGCGGTACCGGTAACCCTGAACGACTGGAATTGCGTCACGTCGCCGATACGGCAGACATCAAGGAAGGCGATCTGCTGGTCAGCTCCGGCCTTGGCCAGCGCTTCCCGGCGGGCTATCCGGTCGCCACCGTGAAAGAAGTGATTCACGATTCCGGCCAGCCGTTTGCCATTGTCCGCGCCGTACCGACGGCCGCACTGAACCGCAGCCGCTACATGTTGCTGGTGTTCAGCGACAACCGCACCGCCGAAGAGCGTGCCAACGACGCAGCGCAGGCGCAGGAAAATCTTGATGCACAGGGCGGTGGCCCGGTGATCCCAACGACAGTGCCGAAAGCCGTGACCCCGCCGGCTGCCGCAACAACGCCTGCGACATCGCCGGCTGCACCGGCTGCACCGGCCGCCAGCGCTGCGCCGGCCAAACCCGCAGCAAGCAAGCCGCCAGTGCCTGCAAAACCACCGGCCGCCACACCGGCCGCCGGTAAACCACCGGCGAATCAGCCTGCTGCTCGACCGGCGGCCAAACCGCCTGTCACCGCGCCGGCAACCACCGGGAGGCAAGAATAA